GGCGGAGCAGATGGGGATCCTCGGTTACGAAGCGTACACCATCCTGGCTGATCGGCCTGACAAACCCATGCCCCTCGATCAAATCGATCAGAAGCATATCGACGAGATTAAACAAACGACAGCACTACCCGCTGTTGTGGAGGAGGGTGCAGCCAAGGGACGAAACGTCATTGTCCTCCAGCTCGAATCATTCCAGAACTTCCTGATCGGATTGCAGGTGGACGGACAGGAAGTTACACCCAATCTGAATATGTTGGCTGGACAAAGCCTGTATTTCCCCAACTTTTATCAGCAAGTGGGACAGGGAAACACGTCGGATGCCGAGTTTGTCGTGAATACATCGTTTTATACACCGCCCAACGGAGCCGCAGCTACCGTCTATGCTAATAAGGAATTGCCAAGTCTGCCCAGACTGATGTCCGCGAACGGTTACCAAACAGCCACGTTCCATACAAATGATGTGCACTTCTGGAATCGCGATCAGTTATACAAGGCGCTTGGATTTGATCAGTATTATGACATAAATTATTTCGGAACAGAGGATTCCATCGCCTTCTCGGCATCGGATGAGGTGTTGTACAGCAAAACACTTGATAAACTGGAGGACATGCAGGACACGGGATCACCTTTCTATGCACAAATCATATCCATGTCTGCGCACCATCCTTACCATTTACCAGAAGATAAGAAAAGTCTGACGTTGCCGGAACGGTACGTTAATACGTTGCCCGGGGATTATCTTGTATCCCAGCATTATGCCGATCAGGCGGTGGGACAATTTATTGAGGGACTTAAGGAACGTGGACTATGGGAAAATAGCGTGCTGGTCGTTTACGGTGACCATCTGGGTCTGCCTATCTACTCGCTGGATCGGACTGACGAGAAGCTCATGCAGGAAATCTACGGTCGGGAGTACACGTCTGCGGACATGATTAATATTCCACTTATCGTCACGGCTCCTGGCATCACGCCGGCAGCTCAGCTGGAACAGATCGGAGGACAGGTGGATATTCTGCCAACGATCGCCGGGTTGACCGGTGCCTCTCTCCAGAACCAACTGTATTTCGGGCAGGATTTGCTGCGTGATGGAAATAATCTGCTGCCAGAGCGCTATTATCTGCCCTCCGGTTCCGTACTGAACGATGCTTCACTGTTCGTTCCTGAAACGGGGTACGGTGACGGTACTCATTACTCCCTTGCGGATGCCGGGAGACAGGATGTCGTTTCGGCAGAGCTTGATCAGGAGAAGGGGACGATTCCAGACAGTCTGGAGGATGAACCGGCCGTGCCCGCATCTGCCATACCAACCGAAGAGGGATCGACCTCTTCCGAATATATTACGAAGGAACAGTACGATCGGGCTTTGGATCTTCTACACTTATCCAACAGTTATCTGAGTCAGTTACCGAATCGAAATGCCGTAAAATGATCCAACATGCGAAATGAACTTATTTTTAACTTTAACAATTTTAATCCATCATGAAAAAAGACAAGAGCCCATGAAAGGTCTGAAACGACCTGATTCATGGGCTCTTTCCATTCCTTCTAACCTCTATATCTAACACCTTTCTCCCCAACTTTCTAACAAAAAGACACCTATAACCACCCGAATCATCCATTGCCAACAAATTCCCCTCTTTAGCGAAGACACCTGGACGTTCCTGTTCCTTGAGCAGCGGTTTACAATGAAAGCGTATTATTCCTTGTTGAAGGAGGAGAATTATGAAATTCGATCTGAACTTTGTACCCTTCAGCCGCAGAGAGTCGTTCCTTGCCGTCTCTCTTCTGCCTGAAGGCAAGAATAGACAGCAGGGCCTCTACCTACGAACTGTGCGGGGTGGGGATGATAAATTTGGCGAGGCGTTCCGTATTGAACTGTTGGATCAGCAGAATCAGACGATTCCATTCACGGCAGAAGCTTCTCCAGAAACTGTCCGGCTGAATTCACCAGAGCCCGCAATCTTTGCCGAAATCTGTATTTCGGATAGCTGCACGGTCCGCTTCCGCTCGAAAGGGTGCGGGATCAGATTGACCTTTATCCCCTCAACTTATGATTATGCATATGAGGTCAATAAGAACAGCTGGGAAGTAAATAGCTTCACCCATGAATGCCGCTTCATGCTGACTGGAATTGTAGGCGACATGAAGCTGGAAGTGCCGTGGGATAAAATAAAGAGCTCACGCGTAATCGCAGAGTTCAATCCGGATACAGACACGAATACAGCTGAGTTTGCCGTTGAGGAGTTCCGCACAGTATGGGAGCCTCGCCCACAATGGGATTCCTTTGATGATGACGTAAAAGCGGTTCGGACTGAATTCAGCCAGTGGCTGGACAGCAGTCTTGCGATCCCTGATCGCTGGCAGGATGCGCGGGAGCTCGCGGCTTACATTACTTGGTCCTGCCTCGTTCCGGCGGAGGGTTGTCTGACGCGTCCAGCTATGTATATGTCGAAGAACTGGATGACGAATATATGGAGCTGGGACCACTGTTTCAATGCGATGGCGCTTGTTCGCCATGATCCAAAGCTGGCGTGGGACCAGTTCATGATCTTTTTTGATCGGCAAGATGAGAGTGGATTAATTCCTGACTTTGTGAACGATAAATATGAACTGTGGAACTGCAACAAACCTCCTATTCACGGATGGACACTGGCTTGGATGATGCAACGTACGGATTATATTCGCGAGGCGCAGCTTCGTGAAGTGTACGGCCCATTGTCCAAGTGGACGAAATGGTGGTTCAGGTATCGTGATGATGATGGTGATGGGATTCCCCAATATAACCACGGTAATGATTCCGGTTGGGATAACAGCACCGCGTTTAATAATGGAATTCCCGTAGAAAGTCCGGATTTAGCTGCCTTTCTGATTATCCAGACAGAGCTTCTGGCTGAAATTGCTGGGTTGCTTGGGCTTACGAAGGAATCTTCGGAATGGAGAAAACTGGCGGATGATACGCTGGAGAAGATGATCAGCCACTTCTGGAAAGAGGATAGATTTATCTCCTTACGTTCAGGTACACATGAGCCTTCAGCTGGAGACAGTCTGCTGTTATTCGTTCCGATCCTACTGGGCAAACGCCTGCCTGAACCCATCAGAGATCTTCTTCTAAAAGGGTTACGGGAGGAGAATCGCTTCCTAACGGAAAATGGTTGGGCGACCGAGAGCATAAGCAGCCCTTACTATATACCAGACGGGTACTGGCGTGGACCGATCTGGGCTCCATCAACCATGCTGCTCGTGGAGGGCGTAGCTGCTGCCGGTGACCTGGAGCTGGCTCGGGAAGTATCCCGCCGCTTCTGCAGTATGCTTAGCCGGAGTGGTATGGCGGAGAACTTCGATGCGTTGACTGGTGAAGGCCTACGTGACAGGGCATTCACATGGACATCGAGTGTGTTCCTGGTTCTGGGGCACGAGTACACAATCTAAAACCAATATTGCACGTCCCTGGCTGCTGTTTTAAACAGCTTTCCGGGGAGGTGCTTTTCCCGTTTCCTCGAAAAATTTTATTTGCAAACAACAAATTGAAAGCGTTACCATGAAATGATTGGATTCTTCTATAGGCTACCTGTCCATGCTAGAATGCAGGTAGATGTAGTTATAGCGAGAGGGGAAAACGTTTATGAACATCCAATGGATCAGGCAGCTTAATAAACGCATTTTCTCTGGTTCCTACCGCAGTATACGGACCAAGCTGCTCTTCTGTTTTCTCATCGTGACTCTGATTCCACTGCTCTCGCTTGGTGCGTTGTCCTATTACCAATCCGCCAAAATCATCAATTCCCAGTTTGGCAAATATGGTGAAAATGCTGTAGCGCAGTTGGAACAACAAACGAGCTCATCTTTAGGCCGAATGAAACAAATGAGTGAAACGATCTACTCGTATTTGCTTGATCCCGCCCATACAGATCTAAGGAATCAAGCACCTATAAGCTATAGCGAAATCATTGAGAAGAATGACTTTGAAGCCCTACTGAAATCGCTGCGGACGGACCAAACCGCAGGAATCTATATCATTACACCCTCTGGCTATTATTATGGAGAGAACAATTTGGATGTTGCCAAGCTGAGAAATATGCCAGAATGGAAGACAAAACCTGCTTCTTATAAAGGACTATACTGGCTAGGCTTTTATATGCAAAATCACGCAATGAGCAGCTCAGGCGATTCGAATCTCCCCGTCCTTGGGCTCGCTGTTCCGATTCATAATTCCAACGGAACGCAAAACGGCAGTACTATACTCATAGAGGAGAATGCGCAGGAATTAATCCATATGTTCAAACTATTTGAGACAGATACGAAGTCGCATCTGACCATTAAAGCTTCGGACGGAAGGATTGTATATGAAAGCGCATCCAATTTTACGAAGAAGGATAGTGACATTACATGGATTCGGACGCTTGCCGTGAACCAGTGGACCATCGAAGCGAGATTACCTGCCAAAGCCTTCTACTTGTCCTCGGGCATTATTCGGTCGAATACCATTGTCGTAGCCATTATTTCATGTCTGCTTGCCTTTGGATTCGCCTATCTGTTCTCATCGAGGTTTACAGCACGTATTCGTACGCTAAAGGATTCGATGCAGAAGGTCAGCTTCGGTAAGCTGGATACACGGATGCCGATCGAAGGTCGAGATGAGCTAGGTAGCCTTGATATGAGTTTTAACCGGATGGTAAGTGGTGTCCAATCGCTTGTACAAGAAGTGGAACAGAGCGAAAGACTCAAGAAGGAAGCGGAACTGAAGGCTTTTCATTATCAGATTAACCCTCACCTGCTGTTCAATACGTTGAACTCCATTCAGTGGAAGGCCCGTCTGGAAGGGGCTGATGATATCCGTCAGATGTTATATCACTTAACGATGGTGCTGGAAGGAAATCTGGATATATCGCAGGAACTGATCACGGTGGGCAGAGAACTACGCATGATTGAGCATTTCTTGAAAATTCAGGAGATCAGGTACGGAAATGTGTTCAGCTATGAGCTGAATTGCGAAGACTCACTGAAGCAGTATCTGATCCCGCGTATGACTCTGCAGCCGCTGTTTGAAAATATATTTTTCCACGGCTTCACGGATGGGATAGGTGTAATTAAGCTGGATGTCATCGTGGAAAAAAATGAACTTCTGCTGGCTCTCCGGGATAATGGAGCGGGTATGACGGAAGAAAAACGGGAGCGTTTGCTTGTTCCAGATCCAAAACGTCGTGGACGCGGAGGATTAGGCGTCCAGAACGCAGACCAGAAATTCAAACTGCATTTCGGCCCGCAGTACGGGCTTACGGTATTTTCGACTAAGGGTGAAGGTACAGCGATTGTCATTCATTGGCCCAAAGAGGAGGAGCGTCCGGATGGATACAGCAAAGAGAATTAAGGTGCTGATTGCAGATGATGAGAGTATTGTACGGAAAGGCCTACGTTCGACCGTAGCTTGGGAGAAATATGGAATGGAAGTTATAGCTGACGCGCCCAATGGACAAAAAGCCTGGGAAGCCTTTCTGGAGCATCGGCCTGAAATTGTAATAACAGATATTGTAATGCCAGAGATGGATGGCATCGAGCTGTCTCGCAAGATAAAGGAGATGGCGGCGAAGACCAAAATAATTCTGCTCAGTTGCCACCGCGACTTTGAATACGCACAGCAGGGAATTCAACTTGGGGCCTCCGGATATCTTTTGAAAACCGCTTTTGAGGACGAAGAACTTGAAGACATGTTAAAGAAGTTCCAGCAGGAACTGTCTGTCTCCGCTCCCCCCTCTCCAAAAGATGAAGGACGTATGGAAACACTGCTCTTTGCATGGCTGAATGGACATAGCTGTAAATTTCCAGAGGAGCTGGAGAAGCTGCATGGCGGTCAATCGCATTTTAATGGTCAGCCGCTGTTAATATATCTGATTCGAACAGCAGAATGCGGAGCATCTTGGACCGAGCTGCTACAAGAAGCTGAGAAAAATGACCGCAGCATGCGCGAGGGTACGATCATTCCTTATGGAGAAGAATACTACTATTGGATCGTTCCTGATACGCTGCGAGGGTCTGCAGACAGCCTGCTGGTAGAGAGTAAGAGCAAATGCAGTCAGCTGAAGTGGACTCGTAAAGAATCCTTGCTCAACAGCGATGATCTGAAGCAGGCTTTCCAAAACCTTCATAAAGAAGCTGAGCTAGAGAAGCTGTATGGGATATCCTTAAATCATTGGCCAGATCCGATCTGGAAAGCCGTGAATCTACTGTATGCTAATCCCGCAGCTGACTGGTCAGCCAGCGAACTGGCGGAAGAGGTTGGGCTCAGCCGCAGTCATTTCTCCATTCTCTTTAAGAAGGCTGTCGGTGATAGTTTCATTGCCTTCCAATATAAACGGAAACTACGCCTTGCATATGGCTTACTGCGGGATACACATCTAACCATGCAGGAAATTGCGGAACGGACAGGACTTGGAGACAGCAAATATTTTAGCAAATGGTTCAAACGCTGTACGGGTCAGACACCGAGTCATTACCGTGCCCAACAAAAAGACGACAGCTCTCGAACAGATTGACACCTGCTTCAATAATTCGAACAAAATCACAACAACATTCGAATAGATACACGTTTTGAACCGCTTTCAATCGCGTTACGATGAAAGCGGTTCAATTATTATAAACCTCACTGACAGGGAGCTGACAATATGAAAAAAAGAATTTCACACATTGTCCTTGCAACGACGCTAATGGTATCTATACTGTCTGCATGCAGCGGTAACGCTGGAACAGCCAATCCGGAGAACGGCGGTTCGGATCAGACGAAGACGCTTCGTTTTGCAACCTGGGATACGGGAGACGCGCTCAAAATTGAGCAGGATATCGCCAAGAAGTTTGAAGCAGAACATCCCGGTACAAAGGTGCAGGTTGAGGCCTATGCGGACGGATTTGACCAGAAGCTTGCCGCAGGCTTTGGAGCGGGCAACCCGCCAGACGTCATGTACATGTGGGACTTCCCTACTTACCATCAATCTCTTGAACCACTGGATAGTTTCGCAGAAAAAGATAAAGACCTGAAGATAGATGATTTTTACAAAGGATTGTTCAACTATGGAAAAATTGACGATAAGCTATACGGCATTCCGGCCGGCTTCACGACTCGTGTCGTCTATTATAACAAAAAGCTCTTTGATGCTGCCGGTGTCCCTTATCCTAAAGACGGATGGGAATGGAGCGATTTCCAGGATATCGCTAAGAAGCTGACGGACACCTCCAAGAAGCAGTACGGCTTCGGTGCCCGTGCCGAGAATGATACGTATGACTTGCAGGGCTTTGTCTGGAGCAACGGTGGCTCCTTTATTTCCCCAGATGGTAAAACCATCGAGGGCTACATGAACAGTAAAGAAACCGCTGAAGCCATCCAAATGTTTGGTGATATGGTGAAGGACGGCACCGCCGTACTTACAGGTGGTAAAGGCCAGCAAAGCGGTGATGATATCTTTAAAGGCGGTAAGATCGCCATGTGGGAAAGCGGAATCTGGCCGCTCGAATCATTCAAACAAGCGGGAGTTGATGTAGGTACGGTCGAAATTCCGGCTTTTCCAGGCAAACCGGTTAAAGGTGTACTTGCAGAATCTGCCCTGTCTATTGCCAAAGACTCCAAGAACAAAGATCTGGCATGGGAATTCGTTAAATTTTATGTTTCTAATGAATCGATCAAAATGCGTGTTGCTGACCTGCCAGTACGACAAAGTGTTGTAAACGAACTCAAGAAGGATCAAGATCCGCTCTACAAACCTTATTACACCATGCTTGAGCGTTCGGACAATACACCTGCATTTCTACTCAATCCGAAGTGGAATGAAGTGAACCGACAGCTGTCGGCTGCAGTGGAAGCAGTTATGCACGGCAGCAATGCCCAAGAAGCGCTGAATCAGGCGGTTAAGGACAGCGAACGATATTTGAAATAACACTTGTAGAAAGAAGGTTAGGAGATGGCTCAGACCTACCTGCAGAATACATCAGAACCGACAGCTACCCTTAAGGCCTTGAAAAAACGTAGATGGGGTGGGCTTGCACCCTACCTCTTTATCTTCCCTTGGATATTTGGATTTGTTTTCTTCACTTTAGGCCCCCTGCTGTTCTCATTGGTCATTTCATTTTTCGATTGGCCAATCGTCGGTAAGGTAACTTTTATCGGGCTAGACAACTACGTAGAGATGTTTTCGAATGATCCGCTTTTTTGGAAATCTTTATTTGTAACTTTGAAATTTGCAGCCCTCTTCGTTCCGCTCAATATTATAGTCGCACTCGGACTTGCCATGCTGCTTAATCAAAGGGTTAAAGGAAGCGCCATTTTCCGTACGGCATTTTATCTCCCCTCTGTAATTTCAGGTGTTGCGCTTGCTATGATCTGGTCCTGGGTATACAGCGGAGACTATGGAATTCTGAACTACTTCTTGTCTGTCCTGGGTATTCAAGGGCCCGATTGGCTGAATGATACAAACTGGTCGCTTGTTGCAATGGTCGTTGCCAGCCTCTGGGGACAAGGATCGATGATGCTTATTTTCCTAGCTGGACTTAAAGGCATTCCTAAGGACCTGTATGAATCGGCATCAATCGACGGAGCAGGTAAAATCCGAAAGTTCTTGAGTGTAACCATTCCGATGATTACGCCAACCATTCTGTTCAATCTCATTACATCAATTATTGCAGCATTCCAGCAATTAACTCTCGCCCTGCTACTTACGGGAGGCGGGCCAATGAAATCAACCTATTTCTATGCGATGTACATGTATGAGAACGCTTTCAAATATTTTAAGATGGGTTACTCTGCCGCCAACGCCTGGTTTATGTTTCTGATCGTGCTTACCTTGACGTTTCTGGTATTCAAATCTTCGGAAGCCTGGGTGTTCTATGAAGGTGAAATGAAAAAGCAGCCGCAGAAGAAACTTAAGGCCAGTACAAGGGGGCGGTCCTAATGAAAAAAATAGTTGCATACACGTTGCTGATTGGGTTCTCACTGCTATTCATCGCCCCACTGTTCTGGGCGGTGACCACGGCACTGAAATCACCGCAGGAGCTCTATCTGTTCCCTCCCAAATGGATTCCGTCCGTCTGGAAATTCAGTAACTTCGCAGAGGCATGGAACATCCAGCCCTTTAATTTATTTTTGAAAAACACACTGCTCGTTACGGTCTTATCCACCCTTGGACAGCTGATATCCTGTACGCTCGTCGCTTACGGCTTCGCCAGATTCCAGTTCAAGGGGCGTGATTTCCTGTTTCTTGTCGTTCTGGCTACCATGATGATCCCTTGGGAAGTAACGATGATTCCGCAGTATATGGAGTTTAACTATTTGGGTTGGATCAACACACTCAAACCGCTGATTATTCCATCGTGGTTCGGATCTGCCTATTATATCTTTTTGTTGCGGCAGTTCATTATGACCCTCCCCCGGGAGCTGGATGAAGCAGCGACGATTGACGGCGCTAGTAAAATGACGATTCTGCTGCGAATCATCGTACCGCTAATGGGACCTTCGCTGATCCTGGTCTCCGTATTCCAGTTCATGAGTTGTTGGAATGACTATCTGGGACCACTCATTTTCCTGAATGATCAGACGAAATATACGTTAACGCTCGGCCTATCTCAATTTAAGGGCATGTACGGTGTTGATATGCAATCCATCATGGCCATCACCTGCTTAATTTCGATTCCACCACTTGCGATTTTCTTCTTCGCTCAGCGTTACATTGTCGGCGGAATTGCCACGACAGGTATTAAAGGTTAGGACACACAGATAGAGGAAAGGAATGACGATCATGACTGTTATGAACATTGAGCGCGACTGGGATAACCTCAGCGTGCTGGAGAGAAATCGTGCGAAGAGTCGCTCCTATTTTATTCCTCATTCCAATAAAGAAAGTGCTCTGAGCTATGACAGAGGAAGCTCTCCATGGTTCAAATCGCTGAATGGTATTTGGAAATTCCAATTTGCTGAGGGGCCGGATCTGGCCACCCCGGATTTTTATCAAAATAAATA
This window of the Paenibacillus marchantiae genome carries:
- a CDS encoding LTA synthase family protein, whose protein sequence is MSRNSLTRFLSGPFIVFTVIMMIKSSLAWIVIFDDIPVWKPLLTELPLIWICFCLIEWFAAKRRMWLYLGLNLVLSGIFFAAIMYYKYYGVIVNYHALAQVNQVTSVKSSMFSLLDPYYLFIFADILVITGILIRRRIKLGGTERPGRVPLERRARRRIASVILILSMMLCMLNIYPNRASMSEITQAEQMGILGYEAYTILADRPDKPMPLDQIDQKHIDEIKQTTALPAVVEEGAAKGRNVIVLQLESFQNFLIGLQVDGQEVTPNLNMLAGQSLYFPNFYQQVGQGNTSDAEFVVNTSFYTPPNGAAATVYANKELPSLPRLMSANGYQTATFHTNDVHFWNRDQLYKALGFDQYYDINYFGTEDSIAFSASDEVLYSKTLDKLEDMQDTGSPFYAQIISMSAHHPYHLPEDKKSLTLPERYVNTLPGDYLVSQHYADQAVGQFIEGLKERGLWENSVLVVYGDHLGLPIYSLDRTDEKLMQEIYGREYTSADMINIPLIVTAPGITPAAQLEQIGGQVDILPTIAGLTGASLQNQLYFGQDLLRDGNNLLPERYYLPSGSVLNDASLFVPETGYGDGTHYSLADAGRQDVVSAELDQEKGTIPDSLEDEPAVPASAIPTEEGSTSSEYITKEQYDRALDLLHLSNSYLSQLPNRNAVK
- a CDS encoding amylo-alpha-1,6-glucosidase yields the protein MKFDLNFVPFSRRESFLAVSLLPEGKNRQQGLYLRTVRGGDDKFGEAFRIELLDQQNQTIPFTAEASPETVRLNSPEPAIFAEICISDSCTVRFRSKGCGIRLTFIPSTYDYAYEVNKNSWEVNSFTHECRFMLTGIVGDMKLEVPWDKIKSSRVIAEFNPDTDTNTAEFAVEEFRTVWEPRPQWDSFDDDVKAVRTEFSQWLDSSLAIPDRWQDARELAAYITWSCLVPAEGCLTRPAMYMSKNWMTNIWSWDHCFNAMALVRHDPKLAWDQFMIFFDRQDESGLIPDFVNDKYELWNCNKPPIHGWTLAWMMQRTDYIREAQLREVYGPLSKWTKWWFRYRDDDGDGIPQYNHGNDSGWDNSTAFNNGIPVESPDLAAFLIIQTELLAEIAGLLGLTKESSEWRKLADDTLEKMISHFWKEDRFISLRSGTHEPSAGDSLLLFVPILLGKRLPEPIRDLLLKGLREENRFLTENGWATESISSPYYIPDGYWRGPIWAPSTMLLVEGVAAAGDLELAREVSRRFCSMLSRSGMAENFDALTGEGLRDRAFTWTSSVFLVLGHEYTI
- a CDS encoding sensor histidine kinase, producing the protein MNIQWIRQLNKRIFSGSYRSIRTKLLFCFLIVTLIPLLSLGALSYYQSAKIINSQFGKYGENAVAQLEQQTSSSLGRMKQMSETIYSYLLDPAHTDLRNQAPISYSEIIEKNDFEALLKSLRTDQTAGIYIITPSGYYYGENNLDVAKLRNMPEWKTKPASYKGLYWLGFYMQNHAMSSSGDSNLPVLGLAVPIHNSNGTQNGSTILIEENAQELIHMFKLFETDTKSHLTIKASDGRIVYESASNFTKKDSDITWIRTLAVNQWTIEARLPAKAFYLSSGIIRSNTIVVAIISCLLAFGFAYLFSSRFTARIRTLKDSMQKVSFGKLDTRMPIEGRDELGSLDMSFNRMVSGVQSLVQEVEQSERLKKEAELKAFHYQINPHLLFNTLNSIQWKARLEGADDIRQMLYHLTMVLEGNLDISQELITVGRELRMIEHFLKIQEIRYGNVFSYELNCEDSLKQYLIPRMTLQPLFENIFFHGFTDGIGVIKLDVIVEKNELLLALRDNGAGMTEEKRERLLVPDPKRRGRGGLGVQNADQKFKLHFGPQYGLTVFSTKGEGTAIVIHWPKEEERPDGYSKEN
- a CDS encoding response regulator transcription factor; amino-acid sequence: MDTAKRIKVLIADDESIVRKGLRSTVAWEKYGMEVIADAPNGQKAWEAFLEHRPEIVITDIVMPEMDGIELSRKIKEMAAKTKIILLSCHRDFEYAQQGIQLGASGYLLKTAFEDEELEDMLKKFQQELSVSAPPSPKDEGRMETLLFAWLNGHSCKFPEELEKLHGGQSHFNGQPLLIYLIRTAECGASWTELLQEAEKNDRSMREGTIIPYGEEYYYWIVPDTLRGSADSLLVESKSKCSQLKWTRKESLLNSDDLKQAFQNLHKEAELEKLYGISLNHWPDPIWKAVNLLYANPAADWSASELAEEVGLSRSHFSILFKKAVGDSFIAFQYKRKLRLAYGLLRDTHLTMQEIAERTGLGDSKYFSKWFKRCTGQTPSHYRAQQKDDSSRTD
- a CDS encoding ABC transporter substrate-binding protein, which encodes MKKRISHIVLATTLMVSILSACSGNAGTANPENGGSDQTKTLRFATWDTGDALKIEQDIAKKFEAEHPGTKVQVEAYADGFDQKLAAGFGAGNPPDVMYMWDFPTYHQSLEPLDSFAEKDKDLKIDDFYKGLFNYGKIDDKLYGIPAGFTTRVVYYNKKLFDAAGVPYPKDGWEWSDFQDIAKKLTDTSKKQYGFGARAENDTYDLQGFVWSNGGSFISPDGKTIEGYMNSKETAEAIQMFGDMVKDGTAVLTGGKGQQSGDDIFKGGKIAMWESGIWPLESFKQAGVDVGTVEIPAFPGKPVKGVLAESALSIAKDSKNKDLAWEFVKFYVSNESIKMRVADLPVRQSVVNELKKDQDPLYKPYYTMLERSDNTPAFLLNPKWNEVNRQLSAAVEAVMHGSNAQEALNQAVKDSERYLK
- a CDS encoding carbohydrate ABC transporter permease produces the protein MAQTYLQNTSEPTATLKALKKRRWGGLAPYLFIFPWIFGFVFFTLGPLLFSLVISFFDWPIVGKVTFIGLDNYVEMFSNDPLFWKSLFVTLKFAALFVPLNIIVALGLAMLLNQRVKGSAIFRTAFYLPSVISGVALAMIWSWVYSGDYGILNYFLSVLGIQGPDWLNDTNWSLVAMVVASLWGQGSMMLIFLAGLKGIPKDLYESASIDGAGKIRKFLSVTIPMITPTILFNLITSIIAAFQQLTLALLLTGGGPMKSTYFYAMYMYENAFKYFKMGYSAANAWFMFLIVLTLTFLVFKSSEAWVFYEGEMKKQPQKKLKASTRGRS
- a CDS encoding carbohydrate ABC transporter permease — protein: MKKIVAYTLLIGFSLLFIAPLFWAVTTALKSPQELYLFPPKWIPSVWKFSNFAEAWNIQPFNLFLKNTLLVTVLSTLGQLISCTLVAYGFARFQFKGRDFLFLVVLATMMIPWEVTMIPQYMEFNYLGWINTLKPLIIPSWFGSAYYIFLLRQFIMTLPRELDEAATIDGASKMTILLRIIVPLMGPSLILVSVFQFMSCWNDYLGPLIFLNDQTKYTLTLGLSQFKGMYGVDMQSIMAITCLISIPPLAIFFFAQRYIVGGIATTGIKG